CTCCCCAGCCACCGTCATTGTTTTGCATGGATAATAACCAACTAACTCCTGAATTCCAGGCCATACGAAATTCAGAATGACTACATGTAAAATTAGATAGTGCCCTTAATGCCGCTTGTGTATCATCAACATCAGGATTAATGGAGTTGCTTTCTGAAAAACCCCATCCTTTATTAGAGTGTTTGAGTTGTAATTCTTTTAAGAAGTTCGAAGCTAATTGGATAGCTGGATCCTTAATGGTAAAACCCGATTCTTGTAAGGAATAAGAAATTAGGGCAGTGTCCCAAACAGTCGAAGGAGAGTTTTGAATATGAAATACATCTCCTTTTTCGTATAAAAAAGATCTAATACCTCCAATAGCATTTTTAATTATAGGAGAAGATTTTTTATAACCTAGAGAAAGTAGTGCATAAATCATAAAAAATGTAGAACTTGAGTAACTATATAATGTCCCATCCTTTTCAATGCAATTATATATATGTTGTTCAGCTTTTAGCCTCGTAGATTCTTTATAAGTAGGCAATATCTTTTTAAATAAATTAAACCATCTTTTTTCCTTTTTAAGTGCTTTATATTTCTTTTTAGATAACAATAAATGCTTTAAATCAGGAGTCCATTTATTAGTAACTACAAATTTATCGTGTCCTAATATTAAGATAGGAAGAAAGTGTGCTTGTACGTATGAGCTCAAATTATAAAAATTAAATGTTAGAAACTTTGGTATATTCATGATACTAAGTGGGATAGGAAATAGTCTTGGCCAAGGGTATAAGTTGGTAATAGCTAGTAAACACTTCGTAGAAATATGACTTTTTTCAAGTCCTCCATTCTTCACAATAAATTGTTCACTTAATTTCATCGACGGGTCATCTTTATTCAAATGTCCAGAAAATAAAAGAGCTGTATATGCTTCAATTGTTGCAGATAAATTTCCGTTTTCATCATCATAAAGCTTCCAAGCACCGTTATTTTGTTGTTGTTGAAGTAGACGTGCAACAAGTTTCTTTATAAGATTCTCATCATCATTATCTAATACTCTTAACATGATAATCATATTTGCATCGGTCATTGGTCCACCTTCAAAACAATATCTCCACGAACCATCATTATATTGGTCTTGCTTCAAATTATTAATAATTTGTTGTATTTTTTGGTTAATCTCATTTATTAGAATCATTTTTTTACAACCTCTCCTTTTGTATTTGTTAAAATGAATTGCAATTAAGATATCTTATGATGGGATTTATAAAGATAAAGAGACAAGTGCGGAGAATTGGGGAGGGGGACCCGATTAAAGTAATAAGAGCGGTGTCTTATACAGATGCAGGAACAGCTATTAAACGTTAAAAAATGGTTGGAGGACACTAAGGATAGGAGGGGTGAACTTGATAAAAGACCGTGGTACTAAAAAATGGACAGCGATGATGTTACCTGAACATGTGTCACTAATTAGAAAGTTTAACGAAGAATCCAAGAAATCACCCCGTCCACAGTTAGATGAATGGGATCTAGACATCATCCAAGAATACATTCAAATTGCTAAGCAACGAAATGTAGATATAGAAATTAAAACTTGGAATGACGGAGCTTTTATTTTTAATATCGGAAAATTTACCTGGGTGGACTTAAATAGAAGAAAAGTCGAAATGGAAAATGCATTTAAATCATTTGTAATTAGATTAGATGAAATTGTCGATGTAACTATTTTGGAATAAGAGGTGTATTTATGGACAAAGAAACAGAATTAAATACATTAATTGAAGGACTCAGAGATAAGTTGCCATACAATGTATTAATGGAAGCTTTAAACGAGTTGTAACCCATACAGAAAGAGGAATTAAATAATTTAGCTGAAAAATGTTCTAATATAGATGAATAATAAACCTAAATGACTTATTGGTGCTGAATTGACAAATTAAGAAGGATTACCCTTTCTTGTGTCGAATGTTAAGAGGTAAACAAGAAAGGGGATAAAATTATGTTCGATTTAAGAATACCGCTTGAACTAGAACACATGGATTTAATTAATATAATTGAAGGTATAACAGGTGAGTGAATAGGAATCTTAATCCTGGGTGAAAATCTAGATGATCAAGAGAAGGTTCCACCTGTCATTAGAATTTACCAACTGACAAAGATTGAGGGCATGTTTGAGATAGAGAAAGAGCTGGATGCTTTTTCTTTTTATTATACAGATAAAGCGTTAGCCTTTGGTAAAGGTCTAACACAGATGTCAGCGCTCGAACTATTAATTGCTATGAATTCAGTCAGCCCTGAAAGTATTGTGAATTAATTGTAGAAAACCACCAACCGACGAGGAAGGTGGTTTTTTCAATATCTGTTTCATCTCCTGGAGTATCATTAATTTCATAATTCGTAAGAAGGTATCATTCCGATAACAGGAAAAGAAAATACACGAATCATCATTTTCAGCATAAAGCTTATTAAATTTCTTTAACTATAACTCTTGATTAAATAAAAGTAACAACAAAAACTAACATAAAAATAACATTTAAAGTGAAAAGACGTGAAAAAATATGAAAAGAGAAGTAGAATAGAGTTTAGAAATCCCTTTAAATAAAGGGAGAATGAACATAAACGAAAGTTGGCGAAAACATGAACGCGTACGATGAATATATGAAGCAAGTAGTAAAACCGATGCGTAGTGAACTAACAGATGCAGGATTTAAAGAATTGATAACTACTGAAGATGTACAAGATCATATGGCAAAAGCTGGAGGCATATCATTAATAGTAATTAACTCTGTTTGTGGTTGTGCAGCAGGATTAGCTAGACCAGCAGTAGTTGCTGCGGTTAATGAATTAGAAGTAAAACCAGATAATTTAGTAACTGTGTTTGCTGGGCAAGATCAAGAAGCAACAGCAACGATGAGAAGCTACTTTGAAGAGATTCCACCTAGTTCGCCTTCGATTGCCATTTGGAAGGACGATCAATTGGCGTATTTTATTCCTCGTGAGCAAATTGAGAGTAATTCAATGGAAACTATTAAAGAACATTTATCTGGTGTGCTTTCACAAATTGTTTCTTCATGAGCACCATTGTAACAACGGCTGGGAGAACGAATGAGGAATTTATAGAAAATGCAAAACGAATAGCCACTGAGCTTTCCATACCCTATATGAAGCGGAAAAAGCAATCTGTGAAAACGATGCAAGAAGCGTATCAATTAGATATATTGGTAGTAAATAAGGAGAGATTAGAGTTACACGCTTATGGTGTTACGACTCCTTTTTTCTTTCATCCTAACTCTGCTGCTTTTCGATTGAAAAGGTTACTTAAAGGAGAGCATGACGTTTTTTTACAAGCAACAAATTTGCAAAAAGGGGACCGGTTTTTGGATACAACAGCTGGACTTTGCTCCGATAGTATTATTGCTGCTCATGCAGTTGGGGATACTGGAAATGTTCTTTCATGTGAAGTAAATGGAATGATAGCTTACATAGTGTTTAAAGGATTAAAAAATTATCAAACGGAATTTAATGAGCTACAATCGTGTATGCGCCAAGTAGATTTAGTTCACCAAGATGCGTTGGAAGTATTAAAAGTGGCTGAGTCTAATTCATATGATGTTATTTATATGGATCCAATGTTTGACGAAATCATTGAAGAATCTTCTAATTTTGAAACGCTTCGAAAGATTGGAGAACATAGTCTATTAACAGAAGAATGGATGGAAGAAGCTAAACGAGTGGCCAGGAAAAGAGTGGTTTTAAAAGCCCACTTTCGTTCTGAGCAATTTCAAAAATTCGGTTTTAGACAGTTTGAAAGACAAACCTCTAAATTTCATTATGGTGTAATAGAACTGTGATAACTATATATAAAAACGCTTTGCATTCATTTGCAAAGCGTTCTTGTTTTGATATTAGTCCGTAAAGTTAAGAGAAATTAAATATCCTAAAAAAAATAAAAATCCGATTCCAATTATTAAGTTTGTATCCATAATAAATTCTCCTCCTTAAATAAAAAACGTGCTGTATGTTTACATTAATTATTGTACAATGAATAATAAGAAGATGAAACCTTTTGTTCTTAAAAACGTATAATATCATAACGAGTATTACAAAAATGGTCAAAGTTGGAGGTGATAATGGATGAAAAAGTGGTTTCAAAAATCAATAATTATAACGGTTGCGTTATTAACATTCGGTCTAATTTCTCCTGATCACCTCATATGGGAGCAATTATTAGACCAAAAAAATCCCGAGAAGTCATTATTTTCGGATACAGAGTCTTTAAGACATGAACAAGTTTCATTATCAAAAGAAGAAGATTTAAAAAATTCTATTACTGTTGCAGCGAGAGAGCAAGCATACATAAAGTTTGGCGAACGAATTGGGCCTGTTATACAAAATGAGTTTGATGAAGTAATTTTTCCACGTATTCAAGAAGCAATTGATGCAACTATTTCAAACACAGGACAAGAAAAAGTTGGAAAATTAGCAATAACGGAGCAACCATCTGGTGAATATCACGAAAAGATTTTTCACGTTTATAACAATGAAACAAGAAAAGATTTAATCCGATTTCATGTCAGAACAGATAAAAAACCGCAAGAAGGTTATTACTTTAATTTCCATTACCATCTAGCAGAAGATAATTATACAAAGCATTACGCATTAGGAGAAATTTATTGGTCCAAAAACACACCTCCTAAATGGCTTTCCTAAAACAACCAAAACACTCATATAAAAAATGAGTGTTTTTTTGTTTGTAAATGTTGATATATCAACGTTTTTAATGGGTTGGTTTGTTGCTTACATTTTTGTTTCATATATTTAAAAACTGTGAATAAAATGATGTACCCCAAATTACTTAATTTTTGTTTTCGTTAAAACGGATTAAGTGTGATTACATGATCTAAAGTACTGGATGCCGCTTCCTCATCTTTATCGAACGAATGAGCATATGTCTTATAAATGTCTTCTGGAGTATCACCAACTCCAGCATCTAGTGATAATACAACTAAACTTGCTACTACTGCTTTTGTGCAAACAGGAGTGCAAACTACAGACAACTCACTTGCTACACACGTGCCGGATTATTTAAAACACACAGGTTATGTAGCTGCCACCGGTTCAGTAAACACCTATATCGCAACGTTAAGTCCGATGTTAACTGCTTATAAGGAAGGTATATCTTTACGTGTGAAAATTAATATATCCAACACAGGAGCCTCTACAGTAAATGTAAATGGTCTTGGTGCAAAGTGTATAAAAAACTCTAAAGGTGCTGTCCTGGAAACAGATGAACTGGTTGCTGGCTCTATTTACACGCTGTTCTACGATGGAACAGCTTCTTTTATCTTACAAGGTGAAGGAGGCGATACTCCAATCAATGGTGAAGTGATAGTCGATGCCTTACTTGAGGGAAATATAACTATGAATGACAGAGTAATCATGGAGCCAATAGAGTACGATAATCCTTTAGTTTTAACGTTAACATCGGTAAATGGTACACCAAACAGTTACTCATTTTCTCCCGATAATAAACTACTCGCAGTTAGAAACAACACCAGTCCATTTCTATTCATATATCGGGTAGAGGGTGATAAGTATACAAAATTACCTAATATCTCACCAATGCCGACCGTTGGTAGTAGTACTGGTGGTAACGCTATTTTTTCCGACGATGGTAAGTTCTTCATGGTGACGAACGGAGAAGACAGGACTAATATGGGGGCTCCCTTGCTTTATGCGGCAGATGGTGAAACTTTCACTAACTTACCTCAGAGTAATACAGTGCCTAGTAGGGGTTCCGTTTTTGTAGCTATAACATGTGATAATAACTATGTGCCTATAGCTTTAGACGATTCACCTTATATACTAATATATAAAAGGTCTGGAAATACACTTACTAAGTTAGCAAATCCAAGTGGGCTACCTGCATCTGGTTCATGGCAAGTTGCTTTTTCGCCATCTGGTCTATTTTTAGCTGTATCGTGGTTCGCCGATGGTACATCTGCATCCGCCCTTGTTGTATATAAGAGAAATGTCGATACATTCACGAAGTTGGCTAACTTTAGTACAATGCCGCCCATTGGTAGACCTTCCTATACTTTAGCGTTCTCACCAGACGGGAAGTTCTTATTGATAGGTGGAGCTTACAATGACCCAACAACCTGTGAATAGTTATATTCCGTAAGTGGGGACGTTTTTACTTATTACCGTTGGAAACACCTGTTATCGGCGGTTCAGTTCAATACGTTCAGTTTTCTGATGACGGGAAGTTTTTTGCATTCACAGCTACGTCAACGCTATATCCTAAAATTTTTAAACAAAATGCCCAAGGTACCAATTATGCATTGATACCTCAGTTACCTAATGTCAATACTACTGGGGATATATACGGTACGTATTTTATGCCAGGTTTTGGTCAATTGTTGCAAAGCTAATCAACTAGTCCATACACAAAGGTTTACAGCGCAATACTATCAGCAAAGAAACACGATGGTATAGCCATTAAAGGTGTCCTGGGCTATGCAAAAGAGAGCGGTACAAGTGGACAGACTAAAAAATTGCGAAGCTATTGGGGTAATATAAAATGACAAAATTTTATTTGCAAGTACAGCCAGATGAAAGGTTTACCGATGCTATAGAGTATCCACATAGTAATTATGTTAAAACCGAAGCGTCACAGCTTCCTCCAGAAA
The nucleotide sequence above comes from Psychrobacillus glaciei. Encoded proteins:
- a CDS encoding prenyltransferase/squalene oxidase repeat-containing protein; its protein translation is MILINEINQKIQQIINNLKQDQYNDGSWRYCFEGGPMTDANMIIMLRVLDNDDENLIKKLVARLLQQQQNNGAWKLYDDENGNLSATIEAYTALLFSGHLNKDDPSMKLSEQFIVKNGGLEKSHISTKCLLAITNLYPWPRLFPIPLSIMNIPKFLTFNFYNLSSYVQAHFLPILILGHDKFVVTNKWTPDLKHLLLSKKKYKALKKEKRWFNLFKKILPTYKESTRLKAEQHIYNCIEKDGTLYSYSSSTFFMIYALLSLGYKKSSPIIKNAIGGIRSFLYEKGDVFHIQNSPSTVWDTALISYSLQESGFTIKDPAIQLASNFLKELQLKHSNKGWGFSESNSINPDVDDTQAALRALSNFTCSHSEFRMAWNSGVSWLLSMQNNDGGWGAFKKNSPSYIKWFFPIQSFEDTAIDPSAADITGRTLEFLGNHLNLTMQHPRVMNSVKWLIKNQTNDGSWYGRWGISYIYGTWAAVTGLKAVGVSSDHHTIQKASDWLLNIRQSDGGWGESCQSDYHREYIPLPYSTLVQTCWAVDALISISEFPTKEIIEGIIRIIEWQSTETSRITYPTGAGLPGHFYIRYHSYQYVWPLVTLSHYLKKYN
- a CDS encoding YolD-like family protein, which gives rise to MIKDRGTKKWTAMMLPEHVSLIRKFNEESKKSPRPQLDEWDLDIIQEYIQIAKQRNVDIEIKTWNDGAFIFNIGKFTWVDLNRRKVEMENAFKSFVIRLDEIVDVTILE
- a CDS encoding BrxA/BrxB family bacilliredoxin, producing MNAYDEYMKQVVKPMRSELTDAGFKELITTEDVQDHMAKAGGISLIVINSVCGCAAGLARPAVVAAVNELEVKPDNLVTVFAGQDQEATATMRSYFEEIPPSSPSIAIWKDDQLAYFIPREQIESNSMETIKEHLSGVLSQIVSS
- a CDS encoding class I SAM-dependent methyltransferase, with the translated sequence MSTIVTTAGRTNEEFIENAKRIATELSIPYMKRKKQSVKTMQEAYQLDILVVNKERLELHAYGVTTPFFFHPNSAAFRLKRLLKGEHDVFLQATNLQKGDRFLDTTAGLCSDSIIAAHAVGDTGNVLSCEVNGMIAYIVFKGLKNYQTEFNELQSCMRQVDLVHQDALEVLKVAESNSYDVIYMDPMFDEIIEESSNFETLRKIGEHSLLTEEWMEEAKRVARKRVVLKAHFRSEQFQKFGFRQFERQTSKFHYGVIEL
- a CDS encoding YpjP family protein; this translates as MKKWFQKSIIITVALLTFGLISPDHLIWEQLLDQKNPEKSLFSDTESLRHEQVSLSKEEDLKNSITVAAREQAYIKFGERIGPVIQNEFDEVIFPRIQEAIDATISNTGQEKVGKLAITEQPSGEYHEKIFHVYNNETRKDLIRFHVRTDKKPQEGYYFNFHYHLAEDNYTKHYALGEIYWSKNTPPKWLS
- a CDS encoding WD40 repeat domain-containing protein, whose product is MSSGVSPTPASSDNTTKLATTAFVQTGVQTTDNSLATHVPDYLKHTGYVAATGSVNTYIATLSPMLTAYKEGISLRVKINISNTGASTVNVNGLGAKCIKNSKGAVLETDELVAGSIYTLFYDGTASFILQGEGGDTPINGEVIVDALLEGNITMNDRVIMEPIEYDNPLVLTLTSVNGTPNSYSFSPDNKLLAVRNNTSPFLFIYRVEGDKYTKLPNISPMPTVGSSTGGNAIFSDDGKFFMVTNGEDRTNMGAPLLYAADGETFTNLPQSNTVPSRGSVFVAITCDNNYVPIALDDSPYILIYKRSGNTLTKLANPSGLPASGSWQVAFSPSGLFLAVSWFADGTSASALVVYKRNVDTFTKLANFSTMPPIGRPSYTLAFSPDGKFLLIGGAYNDPTTCE